A window of the Wolbachia endosymbiont (group A) of Pogonocherus hispidulus genome harbors these coding sequences:
- a CDS encoding IS110 family transposase yields the protein MITSYQNFIGIDIGKFKNVVAVHKQKNAVEFDNDTAGWQQLFQDFSNILPNSLVTLENTGKYELGLAHFLVDKDIAVHRANTRKVKSFVLSHGTLAKSDQSDARALAQYGFERYSTLSLFAPMSKEQTTLVALCQRRDDITKMRAQEKSRLAAPENDHIKESCQKTIEFFNSQIDELNNTIQKIIDENPELQKRQKILKTVPGIGAKLSQDFLCLMPELGYVSRGEIASLAGVAPHPKESGKTIGYRRISGGRSNVREKLFTAAMSASRSKSALGAFYSRLVGKGKKKMVAMTALMRKIIVIANARLKEAVNVN from the coding sequence ATGATTACATCTTATCAAAATTTTATTGGCATTGATATCGGAAAATTTAAAAATGTTGTTGCAGTTCACAAACAGAAGAACGCTGTCGAATTCGACAATGATACTGCTGGCTGGCAACAATTGTTTCAAGATTTTTCAAATATCTTACCTAATTCTTTAGTAACTCTGGAAAACACTGGAAAATATGAGCTTGGCTTAGCACATTTTCTTGTTGATAAAGATATTGCTGTACATCGAGCTAATACTCGCAAAGTAAAAAGCTTTGTTCTATCTCATGGAACTTTAGCAAAGTCTGATCAATCAGATGCAAGAGCCCTTGCTCAGTATGGGTTTGAACGCTATAGTACTCTATCTCTATTTGCACCTATGTCAAAAGAACAAACAACCTTAGTTGCACTTTGTCAACGTCGTGATGACATTACAAAAATGAGAGCTCAAGAGAAATCTAGGCTTGCAGCACCTGAAAACGACCATATAAAAGAAAGCTGTCAGAAAACTATTGAATTCTTTAATAGCCAGATAGATGAGCTCAACAATACCATACAAAAAATTATTGATGAGAATCCAGAGTTACAAAAGCGCCAAAAAATCCTTAAAACAGTTCCAGGAATAGGTGCAAAATTATCTCAAGATTTTCTGTGTCTAATGCCAGAACTTGGTTATGTAAGTAGGGGAGAAATTGCAAGTCTTGCTGGAGTTGCACCTCATCCGAAAGAAAGTGGTAAAACTATTGGTTATCGCAGAATAAGTGGTGGCAGAAGCAACGTTCGTGAAAAGCTTTTTACAGCTGCGATGTCTGCTTCAAGGTCTAAGTCTGCGCTTGGTGCCTTCTATTCAAGGCTTGTTGGTAAAGGTAAAAAGAAGATGGTGGCTATGACAGCTCTAATGCGTAAAATCATAGTAATTGCCAATGCGAGGCTTAAAGAAGCAGTCAATGTGAATTAA
- a CDS encoding recombinase family protein gives MNTSELITAQHLTREAIIYIRQSTPHQALSNQESLELQYALKQRAIDLGWKADNIVVIDNDLGLTGASAEKREGYKEILAKVTLSKVGIILSYDVTRLSRNCSDWYPLLDICGYKQCLIADRDGVYDPGTINGRLLLGLKGQLAEMELSTIRARLNAGLVNKATRGDLALSLPVGFVRNIDDSVSKDPNLEVQQHIKLVFDTFLEKRTAAQVVRYFNNNQLTIPRYDNFKEVHWKKPTFDAIISMLKNPAYAGAFAYGRSCTTRHKLSSANKTTKRLPMEEWKVLIKDKYPAYIDWETFTKIQIILKDNHADYRRCRTRGIARPGAALLHGIIYCGECGHKMIVQYKGGNHYKCSYQHQRDLSPSCQFLPADIIDNEVIPKFFAALSQIELDAYTKAINSQLQSEQEINKAHLQSTMFFKIF, from the coding sequence ATGAATACATCAGAGCTAATTACAGCACAACATTTAACACGCGAAGCGATAATTTACATAAGACAATCAACACCTCATCAAGCACTGAGCAATCAAGAAAGTTTGGAGTTACAGTATGCGCTGAAACAAAGAGCTATTGATCTTGGGTGGAAAGCTGATAATATTGTTGTTATTGATAATGATCTCGGCTTAACAGGTGCTAGTGCTGAAAAGCGTGAAGGGTATAAAGAGATTCTCGCTAAAGTCACTTTATCAAAGGTAGGGATTATCCTATCCTACGATGTGACTCGTTTGTCACGTAATTGTTCTGATTGGTATCCGTTATTGGATATATGTGGCTATAAACAGTGTTTGATAGCTGATCGGGATGGTGTGTATGACCCTGGTACTATTAATGGTCGGTTGTTACTTGGTCTGAAAGGACAGCTTGCTGAAATGGAGTTATCTACTATAAGAGCCAGACTAAATGCTGGACTAGTAAATAAGGCAACCAGAGGAGATTTAGCCTTATCTCTTCCAGTGGGTTTCGTTCGTAACATTGATGATTCCGTGAGTAAGGATCCTAACCTTGAAGTTCAGCAGCATATTAAGCTTGTTTTTGACACTTTTCTAGAAAAACGAACAGCAGCACAAGTTGTAAGGTATTTTAACAATAACCAACTTACCATTCCTAGGTATGACAATTTTAAAGAAGTGCATTGGAAAAAACCAACTTTTGACGCAATTATCTCAATGCTCAAAAACCCTGCTTATGCTGGAGCATTTGCTTATGGTCGTTCTTGTACTACGCGTCACAAACTATCTTCTGCTAATAAAACAACAAAAAGACTACCAATGGAAGAATGGAAAGTTCTAATTAAAGATAAATACCCAGCTTACATAGATTGGGAAACCTTTACAAAGATTCAGATCATACTTAAAGATAATCATGCGGATTACCGTCGCTGTAGAACACGTGGAATAGCTAGACCAGGTGCAGCATTATTACATGGAATAATCTATTGTGGAGAATGTGGACACAAAATGATAGTACAGTATAAAGGAGGAAATCATTATAAATGCAGTTACCAACATCAACGTGATCTTTCCCCTTCATGTCAGTTTTTACCTGCTGATATTATTGATAATGAAGTAATTCCTAAATTTTTTGCAGCACTTAGTCAAATTGAGCTAGATGCTTATACTAAGGCTATTAACTCGCAGCTACAATCTGAACAAGAAATTAATAAAGCTCATTTACAATCAACTATGTTTTTTAAAATTTTTTGA
- a CDS encoding JAB domain-containing protein: MSKSKEEIEFRILESKGKALLDREIMETFLSAVHERPQAQEIAKNLVNTYAGVGRILGREMDDLKVIEGVTDSAVAMIMCVKETLERVLREKLKSEPIMDLQGLVEYLNVSIGHSERECVKILYLNKRRQLIGEESYIGEMEKVPVYIKEIIKKALIKNATLVIMSHDQPP; this comes from the coding sequence ATGAGTAAAAGTAAAGAGGAAATAGAGTTCAGAATATTAGAAAGCAAAGGCAAAGCACTACTTGATCGTGAAATAATGGAAACATTTTTAAGTGCAGTACATGAAAGGCCGCAAGCTCAAGAAATTGCTAAAAATCTGGTGAATACTTATGCAGGAGTAGGAAGGATTTTAGGTAGAGAAATGGATGACCTGAAAGTCATAGAAGGAGTAACTGATTCTGCAGTAGCAATGATTATGTGTGTTAAGGAAACACTAGAAAGGGTACTGAGAGAAAAGCTCAAAAGTGAGCCAATAATGGACTTACAAGGGCTAGTAGAGTACTTAAACGTAAGTATAGGCCACTCAGAAAGGGAATGTGTAAAAATACTGTACTTGAATAAAAGGCGCCAATTAATCGGAGAAGAATCCTATATTGGTGAAATGGAAAAAGTACCAGTATACATAAAGGAGATTATAAAAAAAGCATTAATAAAGAATGCAACATTAGTAATAATGTCACACGATCAACCACCTTAA
- a CDS encoding helix-turn-helix domain-containing protein → MKKENKCSNFLDYKVIGQEVRNRRLAKGYSQKDLAKKIGVTYQIVLQYEKGTRKISIEKLYAIAEILSIGIVDLIPVSNEKICFEDEGEEILNLVRKYKTINDQELRRMFCLLTKFVQVSEKNSKKTERIKIAKGLVKAGVSVDTVSKTIGLSADECVEEKTGSIYYQIGKKIKEWRLVREYTQKDLAEKMSTTRDEISNYEQGRVAIPLEKLYAIAETLSISITDLLIEEDEIVENELPDLIKEYKKIESQELRNALIRSLFEGIRICEEKVKRAEKIKIAKDLVKKGISINIILKTVGISLDEIQQI, encoded by the coding sequence GTGAAAAAAGAGAATAAATGCTCTAATTTTTTAGATTACAAAGTAATAGGACAGGAAGTAAGAAATCGTAGATTAGCAAAGGGATATAGTCAAAAAGATTTAGCAAAAAAAATCGGTGTAACGTATCAAATAGTACTACAATATGAAAAAGGAACACGTAAAATTTCGATTGAAAAGTTGTATGCTATAGCAGAGATATTGTCGATTGGTATTGTAGACCTAATTCCTGTATCAAATGAAAAAATCTGTTTTGAAGATGAGGGAGAGGAAATATTAAATCTAGTAAGAAAATATAAAACGATTAATGATCAGGAATTACGTAGAATGTTTTGTTTACTAACCAAATTTGTTCAAGTTAGTGAGAAAAATAGTAAAAAAACGGAGAGAATAAAAATTGCAAAAGGTCTGGTTAAAGCAGGAGTTTCTGTTGATACTGTTTCAAAAACAATTGGTCTATCTGCTGATGAATGTGTTGAAGAAAAAACGGGTTCTATCTACTACCAAATAGGAAAAAAGATAAAAGAATGGAGACTAGTGCGGGAATATACTCAGAAGGATTTAGCAGAAAAAATGAGTACAACACGTGATGAAATAAGCAACTATGAGCAAGGACGTGTGGCCATTCCACTGGAAAAATTATATGCAATAGCAGAAACATTATCAATTAGCATTACAGATCTGCTCATAGAAGAAGATGAGATAGTAGAAAATGAACTACCTGATTTAATAAAAGAATACAAAAAGATTGAAAGTCAAGAACTACGTAATGCATTAATAAGATCTCTATTTGAAGGCATACGGATTTGCGAAGAAAAAGTGAAAAGAGCAGAAAAGATCAAAATTGCAAAAGACTTAGTAAAAAAAGGAATTTCTATCAATATTATTTTAAAAACAGTAGGCATCTCTTTAGACGAAATTCAACAAATTTAA
- the mutL gene encoding DNA mismatch repair endonuclease MutL produces MAIILLDTKTINRIAAGEVIERPASVVKELVENAIDAGSSEIEIKIESGGRNLITVTDDGNGIEKNDLELALMRHATSKLSDSELIEIRHLGFRGEALPSIAAVSRMKLSSKASGAKEAWSIRYEGGEKIREIIPCSLLQGTYIEIRDLFFATPNRLKFLKTERAETQSIVDIVNNLAMINYSIGFTLTSGNKKLLKYVKQTLLFNRLCETEEEFQSNSLEVKEEEDGIKLTGHICKPTISRGNSTQIYTFVNGRPIKDNLLIGAIRYAYQDFIPSGRYPFAVLHLEIPYDQVDVNVHPNKSEVRFQNKRLVYEIVRRGIIKALSTRVGTFAASDVESQSIEEFDSQEPVNSKEKKNQKEFYEKRPSLLENRLMKEFNAPDERRQSLPETFKYGESPPQKGTMVLEKKQIDLIEDHPLGYARCQVYNTYIIAEAGDRLIIVDQHAAYERLIYECLTSIKRQKLLIPEIVEIKNQAGMEMVKTYKDKLFEMGFGIEIESEDKVRVKEIPAILGTIDIKEMLVDIVDKLMEIEDTLPIEDKVNKISSIIACHGAGRKMKLEEMNEILRQIEKTPYSDHGRPTYIEMKLSDIEKLFERR; encoded by the coding sequence ATGGCAATAATTCTTTTAGACACAAAAACTATAAACCGTATAGCAGCAGGAGAGGTAATAGAAAGGCCAGCGAGTGTAGTAAAGGAATTAGTAGAAAATGCAATAGATGCTGGAAGTTCAGAGATAGAGATCAAAATAGAAAGTGGTGGACGTAACCTTATAACTGTGACAGATGATGGAAATGGAATAGAAAAGAACGATCTGGAACTAGCACTTATGAGGCATGCCACTTCAAAATTAAGTGATAGTGAGTTAATAGAGATCAGACATCTTGGCTTTAGAGGAGAGGCTCTGCCTTCAATTGCAGCAGTAAGCAGAATGAAATTATCATCCAAGGCAAGTGGAGCAAAGGAAGCATGGTCTATAAGATATGAGGGAGGAGAAAAAATAAGAGAGATTATCCCTTGTTCTTTGTTGCAAGGTACATATATTGAAATTCGTGACTTATTTTTTGCCACACCAAATAGATTAAAATTTCTAAAAACCGAGAGGGCAGAAACACAAAGCATTGTTGACATTGTAAATAACTTAGCAATGATTAACTATAGTATTGGGTTTACTCTCACTTCCGGTAATAAAAAGCTCTTAAAATATGTTAAGCAAACTTTATTATTTAACAGATTATGTGAAACAGAAGAAGAATTTCAGAGCAATTCGCTGGAAGTAAAAGAGGAAGAAGACGGCATCAAACTTACGGGACACATCTGTAAACCAACTATTAGTCGTGGTAATTCAACTCAGATCTATACGTTTGTTAATGGAAGGCCAATAAAAGACAATCTACTTATTGGTGCAATTCGATATGCGTATCAGGACTTTATTCCAAGTGGGAGGTATCCTTTTGCAGTGCTGCACTTAGAGATACCATACGATCAAGTAGATGTAAATGTGCATCCAAATAAATCAGAGGTAAGGTTTCAGAACAAGAGGCTAGTATATGAAATAGTGAGAAGAGGAATAATAAAAGCATTATCGACTAGAGTAGGCACGTTTGCAGCAAGTGATGTTGAGTCTCAAAGTATTGAGGAGTTTGATAGCCAAGAGCCGGTTAATAGTAAAGAGAAAAAAAATCAAAAAGAGTTTTATGAAAAGAGGCCAAGTCTTTTAGAAAATCGTTTAATGAAAGAATTCAATGCACCAGATGAAAGAAGGCAAAGCTTACCAGAAACGTTTAAATATGGAGAATCTCCACCCCAAAAGGGAACGATGGTTCTAGAAAAGAAGCAAATTGATTTGATAGAGGATCACCCTCTAGGGTATGCACGCTGTCAGGTCTACAATACTTACATTATTGCTGAGGCTGGAGATAGGCTGATTATAGTAGATCAACATGCAGCCTATGAGAGATTGATATACGAGTGCTTAACAAGCATAAAAAGACAAAAACTTCTCATTCCTGAAATAGTTGAAATTAAAAACCAAGCTGGAATGGAGATGGTTAAAACTTATAAAGATAAGCTTTTTGAAATGGGTTTTGGTATTGAAATAGAATCAGAAGATAAAGTAAGGGTAAAAGAAATACCTGCAATCTTGGGAACAATAGATATAAAAGAGATGCTAGTTGATATAGTAGATAAGTTAATGGAAATAGAAGATACGCTACCAATAGAGGATAAGGTGAACAAAATATCATCCATAATCGCTTGCCACGGAGCAGGAAGAAAAATGAAATTGGAAGAGATGAATGAGATACTAAGACAAATTGAGAAAACTCCATATTCTGATCACGGAAGACCAACGTATATAGAAATGAAACTAAGTGATATAGAAAAATTGTTTGAAAGGAGATGA